In Alphaproteobacteria bacterium, one DNA window encodes the following:
- a CDS encoding ABC transporter ATP-binding protein yields MMRTGIHIQGLKKCYGQGETAVDALKGIDMEVSSGEVVGLIGPSGSGKSTLLKCLGAVIDPTAGRMTLGDEVIYNDGWNVKDLRALRRDKIGFVFQAPYLIPFLDVTDNVALLPMLAGVPNKEARRQALDLLVALDIQHRAKAMPSQLSGGEQQRVAIARGLVNHPPVILADEPTAPLDSERAMTVIRILNDMARQFDTAVIVVTHDEKIIPTFKRIYRIRDGATVEEVGEGKSSALLPPSTLLNPNQ; encoded by the coding sequence ATCATGAGAACGGGAATCCATATCCAAGGGCTTAAAAAGTGTTATGGACAAGGCGAAACGGCAGTTGACGCCCTAAAAGGGATAGATATGGAGGTGTCTTCAGGCGAAGTGGTTGGCTTGATTGGCCCCTCTGGTTCAGGAAAAAGCACGCTCCTAAAATGTCTGGGCGCTGTCATCGATCCAACGGCAGGTCGCATGACGTTAGGTGATGAGGTTATTTATAATGATGGATGGAATGTTAAAGACCTGCGTGCGTTGAGGCGAGATAAGATCGGTTTTGTCTTTCAAGCTCCCTATCTTATTCCTTTTCTGGATGTAACGGACAATGTTGCCTTGTTGCCCATGTTGGCTGGTGTTCCAAACAAAGAGGCCCGACGGCAGGCTCTGGACTTGCTTGTTGCACTCGACATTCAACACAGGGCGAAGGCCATGCCTTCCCAATTATCTGGGGGAGAACAGCAGCGTGTTGCCATTGCTCGCGGACTAGTCAATCATCCCCCCGTCATTTTGGCTGATGAGCCTACAGCCCCTTTGGATTCTGAGCGAGCTATGACCGTAATTCGCATCTTAAACGACATGGCGCGCCAATTTGATACAGCGGTCATCGTCGTGACACATGACGAGAAAATAATCCCGACTTTCAAGCGCATCTATCGTATACGCGATGGCGCAACAGTTGAGGAGGTTGGCGAAGGAAAAAGCTCGGCTCTCTTGCCGCCCTCAACCCTTTTAAACCCAAACCAATGA
- a CDS encoding cupin domain-containing protein, producing MENQTPMTETQNLKQMLSFQTGAVVSRMLVKNSSGNVTLFAFDEGEGLSEHTAPFDALVIGIEGQAEISIKDKRQLLNEGETLLLPANIPHAVVPQGKFKMLLIMIRGEAKATT from the coding sequence ATGGAAAACCAAACCCCAATGACAGAAACGCAGAATCTGAAACAGATGTTATCCTTTCAGACTGGGGCTGTTGTAAGCCGAATGCTGGTCAAAAACTCTTCAGGCAACGTTACTCTCTTCGCCTTTGATGAAGGTGAAGGGCTTAGCGAGCACACGGCACCTTTTGACGCGCTGGTGATTGGCATTGAAGGACAGGCGGAGATATCCATTAAAGATAAAAGGCAGCTTCTTAATGAGGGAGAAACGCTGTTGCTCCCCGCCAATATTCCACACGCGGTTGTGCCGCAGGGAAAATTTAAGATGTTGCTCATTATGATTCGCGGCGAGGCAAAAGCAACGACGTAA